The genomic window ACGGCGCCATGGAAGGCCTCCGCGAGAAGACCGGCGCAGACCCGGTCATCACGCTGAAGCGCGCCCTCGAGAACGTCAAGCCGTCTCTCGAGGTCAAGTCCCGCCGTGTCGGTGGCGCCACCTACCAGGTGCCGATCGAGGTCAAGCCCGGTCGTGCCTCCACCCTCGCGCTGCGCTGGGTCGTGGGTTACTCCCGCGCCCGTCGCGAGAAGACCATGACCGAGCGCCTCATGAACGAGCTCCTTGACGCCTCGAACGGCCTCGGCGCTGCGGTCAAGAAGCGTGAGGACACGCACAAGATGGCCGAGTCCAACAAGGCCTTCGCGCACTACCGCTGGTAGTCGCAACCCCATCGAGAACCGAGAGAAGACGAAAGCCTTATGGCTACCACTTCGCTTGACCTGGCCAAGGTCCGCAATATCGGGATCATGGCCCACATCGACGCGGGCAAGACGACCACCACTGAGCGCATCCTGTTCTACACCGGTGTTTCGTACAAGATCGGTGAGGTCCACGACGGCGCTGCCACGATGGACTGGATGGAGCAGGAGCAGGAGCGCGGCATCACGATCACGTCCGCCGCGACGACCTGTCACTGGCCGCTCGAGGACGTCGACCACACCATCAACATCATCGACACCCCGGGTCACGTCGACTTCACCGTCGAGGTGGAGCGCTCCCTGCGCGTGCTCGACGGTGCCGTGACGGTGTTCGACGGCGTCGCTGGCGTCGAGCCGCAGTCCGAGACCGTGTGGCGTCAGGCCGACCGCTACGGCGTTCCGCGGATCTGCTTCGTCAACAAGCTGGACCGTACGGGTGCCGAGTTCCACCGCTGCGTGGACATGATCAGCGACCGCCTCGGCGCGCAGCCGATCGTCATGCAGCTCCCGATCGGTGCCGAGGCGGACTTCAAGGGCGTCGTCGACCTGGTCCGCATGAAGGCCCTGGTCTGGTCCGCCGAGGCCGCCAAGGGCGAGATGTACGACATCGTCGACATCCCGGACACGCAC from Streptomyces sp. FIT100 includes these protein-coding regions:
- the rpsG gene encoding 30S ribosomal protein S7 — protein: MPRKGPAPKRPVIIDPVYGSPLVTSLINKILLNGKRSTAERIVYGAMEGLREKTGADPVITLKRALENVKPSLEVKSRRVGGATYQVPIEVKPGRASTLALRWVVGYSRARREKTMTERLMNELLDASNGLGAAVKKREDTHKMAESNKAFAHYRW